The Ancylothrix sp. D3o genome segment GCTTTATTTAGACTCACCATGCCCGCTTAATTATGAAACGCCCTTACAGTTATTGGTGGCGGTGATTTTGGCGGCGCAGTGTACTGATGCGCGGGTGAATCAAGTTACGCCGCAACTTTTTGGCCGGTTTCCTGATGCGGCGGCATTGGCGGGGGTGGATGCGAGAGAAATAGAAACGATGATTAAACAAGTGACGTTTCCGCGCAATAAGGCAAGAAATGTTCAACTCACTTGCCGGCAATTGATGGAAAAATTTAAAGGGGAAGTGCCGCCAAATTTAGATGAGTTAGTGAAGTTACCCGGAGTGGGGCGCAAAACGGCAACAATGGTGCTGCATTATGCGTTTGGGATGGATGCTGGAGTGATGGTAGATATCCATGTTAAACGCTTGAGCCAGCGCATGGGTTTTAGCAATCAAGAGGATTTAGTAAAAGTTGAGCAAGATTTGATGAAAATCTTGCCGGTTTGTGAGTGGGGAAATTGGTTTGTTTGTTTAACTTATCACGGTCGGGCGATTTGTCCGGCTAAAAAACCCGCCTGTGAGCAGTGTGTGGTGGCTTCGTTGTGTCCGTCGTCAGCGGTACTCAAGGATCAACTGCTGGACAATAGCTGGGATTTAACGTTTTAAGCAAGCTGATTGATAAGTTTATTCTTAATCAAATTCTCCAACGCCCATAACGTTTTTGAGGGTATCCAGTCCTTTTTTGACGCGGCGAGAAACGGTTACAGCGCTGATGCCCATGCGTTCGGCGGTTTCTTTCTGCGTCAAGTCATAAAGAAAGACAAATTCGAGGATTTTGCGGGTGCGATCTTCGAGGGTGGCGAGGGCTTGTTGCAAGCGAATGACATCTTCTTGGGCAAGCTGAAAACTACGATAGTGGTTATCGGGGACAATTTCGGCGAGGGAGGTGCAGCCTTCGTCTTCATCAGACAAGGGAGCGTCCAAAGAGAGGGGTGAGCGGTTGCGGTTAGCGAGTTTGACTTGCTGCCATTCTGTAAGGGAAACTTGCAGGGCGGCGGCGATTTCAGCATCGGTGGGTTGGCGTTTAAGCTCAATTTGTAAAGATTGGACTACGCTGGTTGCTTGAGTTTGCAGGGCGATCCACTGGCGAGGAATTCGCAGACAAGGGCTTTTGTCGCGTAGGTAGTGTTGAATTTCTCCGCGAATGTAGGGAACGGCAAAGGAACTAAATGCGTGTCCTTTGGACATTTCAAAGCGTTCGATGGCGCGAATCAAGCCAATGCTGCCGACTTGTAGCAAGTCTTCATAGGTTTCGCTACACTGATTGATCCAGTGGTGAACTTCTTTTCTGACGAGTCCTAAGTTTAGTTCAACCAGCCGATTTCGCATTTCGGGCGAGCGTGTGTTTTGGTATTGGCGCAGCAATTCCAAAGTTTCGCTTTTAAGTTCTTTGCTTACTGTGGTAGTCATGCCGACCTTTAATTTAGTAGTGCACTGTTAATAATAGGATGGGCTGCTTTTAGTTTGATTAAGTTTTGAGCAATTGGCTGTGACCGGTAGCACATTTGAGGTTGATATCAAAAAGGTTTCACAAACACATCTACCTTTAGGAATATTTAGAGGCAAAGGATATGATATCTACAAATGGCCGCCCTGGGATTTGAGCGCTGGGTTGGTTTTGCCTTAATCTAATTTATGTGTTTTTGTGGTTAAAAGACAACCGTATTTATACTTGATTTTTTCGGATTAGAAGGCCGGTTTGAGTAAAATTTTACAGATATTTTTGACAACTTGGTGGGGTGCTAGGGGGTGCAATTAGTGAGTTTTTGAATTTTATAGTATGGAAGCTAAAAATTATTGTTTTCACTAACCATTGTTGATTTTTTGGGTAAGCCAAATTTGGCGATAGGTTTTTTAAGGGGAAAAAATTTGTTTTGGCAAGCTGATCTGTGAATCAGCGAGGTGAACAATAGATAGTAGAGCGCCACAGAGAAACTCCCTCCGCTTCCTCTGTGGCAAGGGTAGTTAGTTAATCTTAGGAAGCAGTATCAATGCGACCGTAAAATACGCCACGAATTTTGACTTCTACAGCGTCTTTTGCGCCCAAGTCGGTATCGGAGGGCTGTTCGCTCTCGAAGATGCCGGCAATTTCGCCTGTGGTGTTATCCACTTTGGAGACTTGCATTTTGATTTTGCCTTGGCCCTGTTCTGCCCGCTTGACGTTGGCGCGGTTAAATTCTTCGTTGTCGGCGTTGGCAAGAATGGCAACGGCGCTATCGAAGCCGGTTGCTTCGCCACGACCTTTGGGGTCGAGGAAGGACGCGCTACGATAGGAGGGGACTTTGAAGGAGCCTTTTAAGTCTGTCGAGGTGTTGATGCCCTCGAGTCCTGGTTGGCTTTTTGCAATCAGGTTTTTAATTGTGAACATGAAAGGCACTTGTTCGCCACTGGGGAGTTGAACGGTGATGGCTTGGAAGTCGATGCCGTCTTGTTCAACAAAGGTGAGGGAACCATCAGAGGCCGGTTTGAGGGGGCCCTGAATTGAGGTTAGGGTGGAGGTATAGCGGGTGAGCAATTTTCCGGGGATATATTGAGCTTGTTCCCGCTTGTTGAGAGGTTCTTCTTTAACAAAGAAGCTGATCGGTTGTAAGCATAGGTCGCTTAAGAAATACGTTTTGCCGGACTCAAGGGGAATAGACCCGCGAGAGGTTTCTTCCAAGGTTGGGCAGTTATTGGCTAAACCTGTGCCTCTGATGTCGGCGTAGGTGAGAGGGGCGTTGCTTGCAGAGGGCCCTTCACTGCAAGCGGTCAAAACACTCAGGCACACAGCCAAAAGTGCCACAATTAAAGCGCGAAATCTCATGGTCAACCTCAAAAATCTAAGCGCGTGAAATCTCGAATGTAAAAATTATTGCCACAGGGGCATTTGACGCTTCTCTCGGAGGGAGTCTCACCCCCTCACGGCACTGTCCCGTTTTGTTTGGCTCGATTTGTAAGCAAGCTATGGAATGGCGTTCCGCCACACATAGCTATCGGCTTGGCAATAAAGGGCCATGTCGTAAGCGTGTGAGCTTTTTCTGAGCGTCAATCTGGACATCTTATCAAACTTTGGGATCGCTCTTAACTCTCAGGTTGCTTGTGTGGGGATTGGTGGTTGTTTTTAAGTATTTTTCACTTTTATTATATTACAATTGGCTGCTGGGTATCCCTATCTGCTGCTGGATTTTTTCAATTTTTCAATTGTTAAATTTAAAATCTAAAATCCTAGACGGAGGCGGCGGGCAAGCAAATTGTAAAGGTGCTGCCTTTGCCTTGTTCTGAGTTGACGTCGATGGTGCCTTGATGGACTTCAACGATTTGTCGAGATAAATGCAGCCCTAAACCGCTGCCGGCTCGTGTGTGGTTGCCTTGACGAAATCTTTCAAAGAGTTTGATTTGTTCTTCGGCGGGAATGCCGATGCCGGTGTCTTGGACACAAAGCTTTACCCAGTTTAAGCTTTGGTTGCCGTTGCCTTTAGAAAAATCGGTTTTGTTATCTAGGGAGACTGTGATGGCTCCTTGATCGGTGTACTGGATGGCGTTACCAATGAGGTTGGTGATCAGTCTTTGCAGTTCGAGCCGGTCGCCCATTACTGTTGTGTTTGGTGGGTTGGGGTCTTCTCTTGGGTTGAGTTCTAAGCTGAGGGATTTCGATTTGGCTAGGGGGGTGAGTTCTTGTACGACTTCTTTTACGAGTTCGCTTAGGTCTACGGGGAAGAAGTTTAAGTTTTTTCGTCCGGCTTCGTAGCGGTACACTTCCAGCAGGGTATTTACCATTTTTAATAGGTTTTGGTTGCTGCGGGCCATTGTATGAAGGGCTTCGGAGCATTCGGAGGTGATTTGCCCTAGTGCTCCTTGCTGGATGAGGTTGAGCATTTGGGCGGCGGCGACGAGGGGGGTGCGGAGATCATGGGTGAGCCTAGAGACAAAATCTTCTCTCTGCTTTACCATTTGGTCGCGCTCGTCTACGGTGTGTTTGAGTCGCAGCAGGCAGCGGACTCTGGCCAGCAGTTCGTCTAGTTCTACGGGCTTGCGTATGAAATCATCTGCTCCGATGTCTAATCCTCGCACGAGACTTGATTGGTCGTAGGCGGTGATTAGCAAGATCGGGATAAAGGGTATTTTTCGGTTTTCTCGGATGCGTTTGGTGACTTCGTAGCCATCCATTCCTGGCATCATTACGTCCAGCAGTACCAAGTCAGGGCGGGCCTGCTCGACGATTTTTAAGGCTTTCATTCCGTTGTCCGCTGTGATGATGTCATACCCTTCTTCTTCTAGTATGGTTTGCACCAACAGAACGTTATCAGGTGAGTCATCGACAACCAGAATACAATCATTTTTTGCTAGTGAGCTTCCTGCTCTCATTGTTGATGCAGTCACAGGGGTGGCGTTATATATGTTTTTCTACCGTATCGCTAGAATTTTGCCATTTTGATTGCTTATTAAACTCATTCTTTAGAGTGATTTCGGATTCTGGCTATTTGCCCTTTGCTTGGCCTTCAGTGGTCAAGGGAATTTGCATATCACAAATTAGGTTTTTTGTCAAGTCCTAAAGATTAGGTTTTTTGTCACGCTCTAAAGAGGCTGACTCAAAATTAATAGCGTTCGATGTCTGCATCGACTCTTAGTGAGTAGGCGTCGATGCCTCCGGCAATGTTTTTGACGTTGGTAAAGCCTTGTTGGGTTAGCCATTGGCACATCTGGGCTGAGCGCACGCCGTGATGGCACAAGACTAGGGTTTCTGTCTGGGGGTCAAGTTCGGTTTGAATTGTGTTTGACCATTGGACAAATTGACTCAAGGGCAGGTTTTGAAAGCCTTGCAGTTGAGCGATGGCTAGCTCTGTTGGTTCTCGGACATCAATGAGTTGTAGGGGTTCGCTGGGGCCGTTTTTGAGGCGTTCTGCTAGTTCTTCAACGCTGATCTG includes the following:
- a CDS encoding rhodanese-like domain-containing protein, with protein sequence MPSNPQTIAQISVEELAERLKNGPSEPLQLIDVREPTELAIAQLQGFQNLPLSQFVQWSNTIQTELDPQTETLVLCHHGVRSAQMCQWLTQQGFTNVKNIAGGIDAYSLRVDADIERY
- a CDS encoding RNA polymerase sigma factor SigF, translating into MTTTVSKELKSETLELLRQYQNTRSPEMRNRLVELNLGLVRKEVHHWINQCSETYEDLLQVGSIGLIRAIERFEMSKGHAFSSFAVPYIRGEIQHYLRDKSPCLRIPRQWIALQTQATSVVQSLQIELKRQPTDAEIAAALQVSLTEWQQVKLANRNRSPLSLDAPLSDEDEGCTSLAEIVPDNHYRSFQLAQEDVIRLQQALATLEDRTRKILEFVFLYDLTQKETAERMGISAVTVSRRVKKGLDTLKNVMGVGEFD
- a CDS encoding cell wall metabolism sensor histidine kinase WalK, translating into MRAGSSLAKNDCILVVDDSPDNVLLVQTILEEEGYDIITADNGMKALKIVEQARPDLVLLDVMMPGMDGYEVTKRIRENRKIPFIPILLITAYDQSSLVRGLDIGADDFIRKPVELDELLARVRCLLRLKHTVDERDQMVKQREDFVSRLTHDLRTPLVAAAQMLNLIQQGALGQITSECSEALHTMARSNQNLLKMVNTLLEVYRYEAGRKNLNFFPVDLSELVKEVVQELTPLAKSKSLSLELNPREDPNPPNTTVMGDRLELQRLITNLIGNAIQYTDQGAITVSLDNKTDFSKGNGNQSLNWVKLCVQDTGIGIPAEEQIKLFERFRQGNHTRAGSGLGLHLSRQIVEVHQGTIDVNSEQGKGSTFTICLPAASV
- a CDS encoding photosystem II manganese-stabilizing polypeptide, with amino-acid sequence MRFRALIVALLAVCLSVLTACSEGPSASNAPLTYADIRGTGLANNCPTLEETSRGSIPLESGKTYFLSDLCLQPISFFVKEEPLNKREQAQYIPGKLLTRYTSTLTSIQGPLKPASDGSLTFVEQDGIDFQAITVQLPSGEQVPFMFTIKNLIAKSQPGLEGINTSTDLKGSFKVPSYRSASFLDPKGRGEATGFDSAVAILANADNEEFNRANVKRAEQGQGKIKMQVSKVDNTTGEIAGIFESEQPSDTDLGAKDAVEVKIRGVFYGRIDTAS
- the nth gene encoding endonuclease III; protein product: MVSSQTFSETNQRALEILNRLKPLYLDSPCPLNYETPLQLLVAVILAAQCTDARVNQVTPQLFGRFPDAAALAGVDAREIETMIKQVTFPRNKARNVQLTCRQLMEKFKGEVPPNLDELVKLPGVGRKTATMVLHYAFGMDAGVMVDIHVKRLSQRMGFSNQEDLVKVEQDLMKILPVCEWGNWFVCLTYHGRAICPAKKPACEQCVVASLCPSSAVLKDQLLDNSWDLTF